One segment of Monomorium pharaonis isolate MP-MQ-018 chromosome 6, ASM1337386v2, whole genome shotgun sequence DNA contains the following:
- the LOC105834817 gene encoding dual specificity mitogen-activated protein kinase kinase 4, with protein MAENQGNSSGQTGQGSGRSFNFPRMDFRTNNDVQNEMSERRRQLKLSFQTQGNNLSFTNSTNSSLSNSTGATACPPISSRPSLPLSLPKLPVRPRNMLQQQEFLPDKARDKLRMCQSMQSTGKLQLSTDVVYDFTSEDLQDLGEIGRGGFGTVNKMIHRISNTVMAVKRIRSTVDEREQKQLLMDLEVVMKSNECPCIVQFYGALFKEGDCWICMELMDTSLDKFYKFIYEKLNERIPECILGKITVATVKALNYLKEKLRIIHRDVKPSNILLDRRGNIKLCDFGISGQLVDSIARTRDAGCRPYMAPERIDPQRARGYDVRSDVWSLGITLMEVATGYFPYPKWNSVFEQLYQVVQGDPPRLSPNENGNHFTMDFVNFVNTCLIKEETQRPKYNKLLEHPFIRQAEEATIDVAAYISGVLDNMANNGVTPFTTNQP; from the exons GTTCTGGCAGATCTTTCAACTTTCCGCGAATGGATTTTCGAACAAATAATGACGTTCAGAATGAAATGTCAG AGAGGCGAAGACAGCTGAAACTTAGTTTCCAAACACAGggcaataatttgtcattcaCCAATTCTACAAATTCTTCGTTATCAAATTCAACAGGAGCCACTGCGTGTCCACCAAT ATCCTCTCGCCCAAGTCTGCCTTTATCTCTACCTAAGCTGCCAGTCAGACCTCGCAATATGTTACAGCAACAAGAATTTCTTCCTGATAAGGCAAG AGACAAACTACGAATGTGCCAGTCTATGCAGTCTACTGGTAAATTGCAATTATCTACAGACGTAGTGTACGATTTCACAAGTGAGGATCTTCAGGATCTTGGGGAAATAGGGAGAGGAGGATTTGGAACTGTAAATAAGATGATTCATAGGATAAGCAATACTGTTATGGCTGTGAAG AGAATTCGCTCTACTGTGGACGAAAGAGAACAAAAGCAACTGTTAATGGATTTAGAAGTTGTAATGAAGTCGAATGAGTGCCCATGTATTGTGCAATTTTATGGGGCTTTATTTAAAGAG GGAGATTGTTGGATTTGCATGGAACTTATGGATACGTCGTTAGATAAGTTTTACAAGTTCATATATGAGAAATTAAACGAAAGGATACCAGAATGTATTCTAGGAAAAATCACAGTGGCCACTGTCAAGGCATTGAATTACCTCAAAGAAAAGCTAAGAATAATTCATAGGGATGTGAAACctagtaatattttgttggATCGCCgaggtaatataaaattgtgcgATTTTGGTATATCTGGTCAGCTTGTGGATTCGATTGCGAGAACTCGAGATGCTGGTTGTAGACCATATATGGCT ccGGAAAGGATAGACCCGCAACGCGCACGTGGCTACGATGTGCGAAGTGACGTGTGGTCGTTAGGTATTACACTGATGGAGGTTGCTACAGGGTATTTCCCATACCCGAAGTGGAACTCCGTCTTTGAACAACTTTATCAAGTAGTGCAAGGTGATCCGCCGCGACTTTCCCCCAATGAGAATGGCAATCACTTTACTATGGACTTCGTGAACTTTGTGAATACATG CTTAATTAAGGAAGAGACACAGCGACCGAAGTACAATAAACTGCTGGAACATCCTTTCATCAGACAAGCTGAGGAAGCGACGATCGATGTCGCAGCATACATCAGTGGTGTTCTAGACAATATGGCCAATAATGGAGTGACACCGTTTACTACCAATCAACCATAA
- the LOC105834816 gene encoding forkhead box protein J1-B, with protein MRIDLAEVEVSTEDSPASTAAAAVDGSSMDSTDDYDGVEAELTSLSWLQSLDITSASGLPTPPCSPSPPPVTRQPPKKLSPLVKAELDLAENAEKYRTDPDAKPPFSYATIICLAMRANNNKVSLSNIYAWIRENFLFYKYADPAWQNSIRHNLSLNKCFVKLPRSKDEPGKGGFWKLDLERMEEGKRSRRRSAISQRTRGTKKQSPSTTITTTTTTMTTTTTTVATATTTLNALQTGGSCTPPTSCLSNTLYETPPSSVSPPIPDSLSEVPESTQVSLSEDDFTSLLIAGWDENNQLELLDLLDTL; from the exons ATGAGGATCGACCTGGCGGAAGTTGAAGTATCGACGGAGGATAGCCCGGCTTCCACCGCCGCTGCTGCAGTGGACGGCAGTAGCATGGACAGCACGGACGACTACGACGGAGTCGAGGCCGAATTAACGAGCCTCTCCTGGTTGCAGTCGCTGGACATCACCAGCGCGTCCGGTTTGCCAACGCCACCCTGCTCGCCGTCGCCACCGCCGGTTACCCGCCAACCTCCGAAGAAGCTGTCACCCTTGGTCAAGGCCGAACTAG ATCTCGCAGAAAATGCTGAGAAATATCGAACGGATCCCGATGCAAAGCCACCCTTTTCCTACGCCACTATCATTTGTCTCGCAATGCGCGCCAACAATAACAAGGTCTCCCTTTCAAACATCTACGCATGGATCCGGGAAAATTTCCTATTTTATAAGTACGCCGATCCAGCTTGGCAg AACTCGATTCGGCACAATCTCTCATTGAACAAGTGCTTCGTGAAGCTGCCACGTTCCAAAGACGAACCGGGTAAGGGTGGCTTCTGGAAGCTGGATCTCGAGAGGATGGAGGAAGGCAAACGGTCCAGGCGCCGCTCCGCGATTTCGCAGCGGACTCGGGGCACGAAAAAACAGTCTCCTTCCACGACGATCACGACGACGACAACTACGATGACAACGACGACAACAACGGTGGCGACAGCGACGACGACGCTTAATGCCCTTCAGACGGGTGGCAGCTGCACACCGCCCACCAGCTGCCTGTCCAACACCCTGTACGAGACCCCGCCTAGTAGCGTGTCACCCCCCATCCCGGACAGTCTGTCGGAGGTGCCGGAATCGACGCAGGTGAGCCTGAGCGAGGACGACTTTACGAGCTTGCTGATTGCCGGTTGGGATGAAAATAATCAGCTGGAACTTCTCGATCTCTTGGATACTCTCTAA
- the LOC105836166 gene encoding uncharacterized protein LOC105836166 isoform X1, whose protein sequence is MSERLKMIDEYYNNLEYYNNLEINKQKALTEILALAKEIKVTNVNNFSQRFLMTASIIEKNLSLFKSVSEHVDVITTIIKYLNYFGTRFMLDSKYDEDYMKDDVVLLVLVTILNLCKEYEMKYFLENAVIKNSILEKSVRYNQLTRYNEMIVLEDSDLYAVISYLKNRKSVLLSLNKISIQELIKDKFLWLMEEYLQYDCDIHTFRTRNELFTPCIPDEMNIVSIWTEDIVFAKNLAIHYISLNRDVLFINTHMDFYDGIVVLPYIKTTEIPYKLHLKKDDCAKKLNLQKSIVYNLFYDGMWQRPVKDTYWIHNDCQWANATSDDIIKCVTSARKGFKIWSTESITYRIKILSIFASMLEYNGKSALADIISTWIKFSSVCENSLFCSQSGGLEVTKIRYPKGIIILKEEDEAVLFRRLTQVLTVGNSVIVICNINFCSLAPYCNMLLASDVPPGVINLLSNETIKELELSLCGTDYANYAELLFSENSLEETYIKLTKPKPIILPLK, encoded by the exons atgaGTGAACGGCTAAAAATGATagatgaatattataataatttggaatattataataatttagagatcAACAAACAA aaagcaTTAACAGAAATATTAGCTTTAGCTAAggaaataaaagttacaaatgttaataatttctcaCAGAG attTCTTATGACAGCATCTataatcgaaaaaaatttgtccctTTTCAAATCTGTTAGTGAACATGTAGATGTAATTACTACCAtcattaaatacttaaattattttggtaCAAGATTTATGCTTGATAGTAAATATg atgAAGATTATATGAAAGATGATGTAGTTTTATTAGTACTAGTTacaattctaaatttatgtaaagaatacgagatgaaatattttttggaaaatgCCGTCAT CAAGAATTCTATACTGGAAAAATCAGTTCGATACAATCAGTTGACAC GTTACAATGAAATGATAGTTCTAGAAGATTCAGATTTGTATGCGGTTATTAGTTACTTGAAGAATAGAAAATCTGTTTTGCtgtctttaaataaaatttcgattCAGGaactaataaaagataaatttttatggctTATGGAGGAATATTTGCAATATGACTGTGACATTCATACGTTTCGAACAAGGAATGAATTATTTACACCCTGTATACCTGATGAAATGAACATAGTATCCATATGGACAGaagatattgtatttgcaaaaAACTTAGCGATACactatatttctttaaat aGAGATgttctatttataaatacgCACATGGATTTCTATGATGGTATTGTGGTTTTgccatatataaaaacaactgAAATAccatataaattgcatttgaAGAAAGATGATTgtgctaaaaaattaaatttgcaaaaaagtatagtttacaatttattttatgatggTATGTGGCAACGGCCGGTAAAAGATACATATTGGATACATAATGATTGTCAATGGGCAAATGCAACAAG tGACGATATTATCAAATGTGTTACTTCGGCCAGAAAAGGATTCAAAATTTGGAGCACTGAATCTATCacttatagaataaaaatattatctatatttgCATCTATGTTAGAGTACAATGG taaatctGCATTAGCAGATATAATATCAACGTGGATAAAATTCTCGAGTGTCTGTGAAAATTCCTTATTTTGCTCACAAAGTGGAGGATTAGAAGTAACGAAAATTCGTTACCCAAAAGGCATTATCATTTTGAAGGAGGAAGACGAAGCTGTTTTATTTCGTCGATTGACGCAAGTTTTAACTGTTGGCAATTCTGTTATTGTgatatgcaatataaatttttgtagtctGGCACCATATTGTAACATGTTATTGGCATCTGATGTACCTCCAGGTGtcattaatttgttatcaaaTGAAACTATAAAAGAGCTAGAATTATCTCTATGTGGAACGGACTATGCAAATTATGCAGAACTGCTTTTCTCAGAAAATAGCCTTGAGGAAACATACATAAAGCTTACCAAACCCAAGCCAATTATACTTCCTCTTAAATAg
- the LOC105836166 gene encoding uncharacterized protein LOC105836166 isoform X2 codes for MTASIIEKNLSLFKSVSEHVDVITTIIKYLNYFGTRFMLDSKYDEDYMKDDVVLLVLVTILNLCKEYEMKYFLENAVIKNSILEKSVRYNQLTRYNEMIVLEDSDLYAVISYLKNRKSVLLSLNKISIQELIKDKFLWLMEEYLQYDCDIHTFRTRNELFTPCIPDEMNIVSIWTEDIVFAKNLAIHYISLNRDVLFINTHMDFYDGIVVLPYIKTTEIPYKLHLKKDDCAKKLNLQKSIVYNLFYDGMWQRPVKDTYWIHNDCQWANATSDDIIKCVTSARKGFKIWSTESITYRIKILSIFASMLEYNGKSALADIISTWIKFSSVCENSLFCSQSGGLEVTKIRYPKGIIILKEEDEAVLFRRLTQVLTVGNSVIVICNINFCSLAPYCNMLLASDVPPGVINLLSNETIKELELSLCGTDYANYAELLFSENSLEETYIKLTKPKPIILPLK; via the exons ATGACAGCATCTataatcgaaaaaaatttgtccctTTTCAAATCTGTTAGTGAACATGTAGATGTAATTACTACCAtcattaaatacttaaattattttggtaCAAGATTTATGCTTGATAGTAAATATg atgAAGATTATATGAAAGATGATGTAGTTTTATTAGTACTAGTTacaattctaaatttatgtaaagaatacgagatgaaatattttttggaaaatgCCGTCAT CAAGAATTCTATACTGGAAAAATCAGTTCGATACAATCAGTTGACAC GTTACAATGAAATGATAGTTCTAGAAGATTCAGATTTGTATGCGGTTATTAGTTACTTGAAGAATAGAAAATCTGTTTTGCtgtctttaaataaaatttcgattCAGGaactaataaaagataaatttttatggctTATGGAGGAATATTTGCAATATGACTGTGACATTCATACGTTTCGAACAAGGAATGAATTATTTACACCCTGTATACCTGATGAAATGAACATAGTATCCATATGGACAGaagatattgtatttgcaaaaAACTTAGCGATACactatatttctttaaat aGAGATgttctatttataaatacgCACATGGATTTCTATGATGGTATTGTGGTTTTgccatatataaaaacaactgAAATAccatataaattgcatttgaAGAAAGATGATTgtgctaaaaaattaaatttgcaaaaaagtatagtttacaatttattttatgatggTATGTGGCAACGGCCGGTAAAAGATACATATTGGATACATAATGATTGTCAATGGGCAAATGCAACAAG tGACGATATTATCAAATGTGTTACTTCGGCCAGAAAAGGATTCAAAATTTGGAGCACTGAATCTATCacttatagaataaaaatattatctatatttgCATCTATGTTAGAGTACAATGG taaatctGCATTAGCAGATATAATATCAACGTGGATAAAATTCTCGAGTGTCTGTGAAAATTCCTTATTTTGCTCACAAAGTGGAGGATTAGAAGTAACGAAAATTCGTTACCCAAAAGGCATTATCATTTTGAAGGAGGAAGACGAAGCTGTTTTATTTCGTCGATTGACGCAAGTTTTAACTGTTGGCAATTCTGTTATTGTgatatgcaatataaatttttgtagtctGGCACCATATTGTAACATGTTATTGGCATCTGATGTACCTCCAGGTGtcattaatttgttatcaaaTGAAACTATAAAAGAGCTAGAATTATCTCTATGTGGAACGGACTATGCAAATTATGCAGAACTGCTTTTCTCAGAAAATAGCCTTGAGGAAACATACATAAAGCTTACCAAACCCAAGCCAATTATACTTCCTCTTAAATAg
- the LOC105836167 gene encoding mitochondrial dicarboxylate carrier has product MTDKSKKLSRWYFGGVSSAAAACVTHPLDLLKVHLQTQQEGKLSIVHSTIGIIRKQGILALYNGLSASLLRQLTYSTIRFGAYEVGKQTLELSGHPLPFYQKLLLAGVSGAAGGVFGTPGDVINVRMQNDIKIAPELRRNYKHALDGLLRVIQQEGVRQLFSGCSTATMRAVLMTIGQLSFYDQIKTTLLQTGYFRDNPSTHVLSSVSAGAIATTLTQPLDVLKTRAMNAKPGEFKNLMEIFLYTAKLGPLAFFKGYVPAFIRLAPQTILTFVFLEQLRYNFGFYPQAMKSPL; this is encoded by the exons atgactgataagagtaaaaaattatcacgtTGGTACTTTGGTGGTGTTTCTTCTGCAGCTGCTGCATGCGTAACCCACCCTCTGGATTTACTGAAG GTTCACTTGCAAACTCAACAAGAAGGCAAGCTATCAATAGTACATTCCACCATTGGAATAATTAGGAAACAGGGAATATTAGCTCTATACAATGGACTCAGTGCTTCCCTACTTCGCCAACTTACGTATTCTACAATAAGATTCGGAGCATATGAG GTCGGCAAACAGACGCTCGAGTTGTCTGGTCACCCATTGCCCTTTTATCAAAAGCTATTATTGGCTGGGGTTTCGGGTGCTGCTGGTGGTGTTTTTGGGACTCCTGGCGATGTAATTAATGTACGCATGCAGAATGATATCAAAATAGCACCAGAATTAAGGAGAAA CTATAAGCACGCTCTGGATGGACTGTTACGTGTAATTCAACAAGAAGGAGTTCGCCAATTGTTTAGTGGATGTTCGACCGCCACGATGAGAGCAGTGCTGATGACTATCGGACAATTGAGCTTTTACGatcaaattaaaacaacattattacaaACTGGCTATTTTCGGGATAATCCTTCGACGCATGTTTTATCCAGCGTATCGGCA GGCGCTATCGCAACAACGCTTACGCAACCTTTAGATGTTCTAAAGACACGAGCGATGAACGCTAAGCCTGGAGAATTTAAA AATCTAATGGAAATCTTCCTATATACTGCCAAACTTGGGCCACTGGCTTTCTTTAAG GGCTACGTACCTGCATTTATCCGATTAGCACCGCAAACCATCCTCACATTTGTATTCCTCGAACAACttagatataattttggaTTCTATCCGCAAGCCATGAAGTCGCCGCTATAA